Genomic DNA from Paramisgurnus dabryanus chromosome 11, PD_genome_1.1, whole genome shotgun sequence:
AAACTACCATgttgactaaaactcttcccacaaaacCTACATTGATGAGGATTTTCTGCAGcgtgaactctctgatgaactCCCAATTTAGTTGAAGTAGTGAAGCTCTTCCCACAGATCAagcagtgatgaggtttctctccagtgtgaagtctCTCATGGACTCTAAAATAACTTGAAGTAGTGAAGCTCTTCCCACAGATCAagcagtgatgaggtttctctccagtgtgaagtctCTCATGGACTCTAAAATAACTTGAAGTAGAGAAGCTCTTACCACATTgagagcagacgtaaggtttcacTCCAGTATGAGTTCTCTCATGAACTCTAAAAGAACTTGAAGTATTgaagctctttccacattgagagcagacgtaaggttttACTCCAGTGTGACTTCTCTCATGGATTTTGAAGTGACCAGACTTAGCAAAAgtcttctcacactgagagcatttgtaaggtctttcacctgtatgagttctctggtgtACCACTAAATTGTAATGATGAtcaaaactcttcccacaaacattacagtgatgaggtttctctccagtgtgaactctctgatgaactCTCAAACGAGATGTTTCAGAGAAGCTCTTCCCACATTGAGAGCATACGTAAGGTTTCTcaccagtgtgaactctctgatgggatTTTAAGTGGCCTGACCGAGCAAAAGTCTTCTCACattgagagcatttgtaaggtttttctcctgtatgagttctctggtgtATCACTAAACTGCCATgttgactaaaactcttcccacaaacactacagtggtaaggtttttcacctgtatgagttctctggtgtgTCACTAAACTGGCATGTTgattaaaactcttcccacaaacactacagtgatgaggtttctctccagtttGAATTCTCTGATGAACAACAAGACTGCGTTTGGTGCTGCAGTAGAAAGGCTTTTTATCACGGTGTTCCCTCATGTGGTGTTTTAGATTAGATAAGAATTTTGACTTCTTTTCTGTGTGCTCTTCTGAACAAAGttgtttcttcttcttcttctctgtgtgctcttctgaatgaagttgtttcttcttcttcttttctgtgtgctcttctgaatgaagttgtttcttcttcttcttcttttctctgtgctcttctgaatgaagtttcttcttcttctctgtgTGCTCTTCTGTATGAAGTTTCTTCACTTGTAAGGTAGTaaagctgatctcagatctggtgaagagtttctgttctgtgtgttttctctcatgtctctctaaacgtctctgtgagctgaatgtctttccacaggtgatgcaggaaagagtttgtgctgtcagtcgCTCTTCTGATGTTGAGGACGTTTCTCCATCAGAACATGATTCACTCTTCACATCTAAAAGAaacataataaaaattaaaattctctTTTCACTCTTTACTCTTTTGATGCCAATAACGGGAAATCTGTAATACCACTCTTCTTATGAAACATTTGAAAGCAGTTTATTAtacgtttatatattttaagaataaaaatttctggaaggcattaaacttttgtgaaaatcataaaaaacactGGCGCTGGCTGTCCACTATTTTtcaaaacgctggcggggaaagagttaagttctATTCAAACGGTAATTGTTTCTCATGGGGatgtacaaatatttaaaacacttATAGGGGGTAGTCAATGTTTTTATTGCCGTCCGAATTCATAATGTCAGCGTTTTTCTGTGACCATGAATAATTTACATCGCTGATTTTATAAAAGAGGATCAATTCGCACATCATTCTGCACATCATTATAGAGCACTGAAAGCACAATATGGTCACCAGCTTCCCGTTTATTAGCGTTtatatacaacagttctttctaatctcgaatctgattggctaagaccTCTTCCCAGCCACCTACTGGTCATTTTAGAATTAGTGAGGGAGGTTTCTTTAAACATTTGAGCCAAACACACATACTTTATATTGACAAAAGTTTTGAGACACCTGCTTTTATGTGCATATGAGCCTGAATGACATCCCATTCTTAATCCATAGGGTTTAATATGGTGTTAGCCCAGCCTTTGTCGCTACAACAGCTTCAACCCTTCTTGGAAAACTTCCTACAAAATTTGGGAGTGTGTTTAAAGGAATTTTTGACCATTCTTCGAAAAGCACATTTGAAAGGTCAGACACTGATGTTGGACCAGAAGGCCTTGCATGTACCCCATTCATACAGACACAAATACccataaaattgccagacaagcgtctgtttgaacacaaacacgtcccaTAAATCTTCTgagatcgttgccggaaagaggacctagtcagatacacgaaaaaccctctgtgtgaacaagaagccgaaacaatgccgtaatgggcATGTCGTAGTGAGGACAAAAGTTATGTTATGGTTCAGATCTTTAAAATGAGAGATCAACATCGCGAAATGTCGCAAACAAACAATGACGCATGTGCCGTAgtaacatgaagttggttca
This window encodes:
- the LOC135718107 gene encoding uncharacterized protein produces the protein MDVMCSISVETVEGLQDDESTDQISTESLDSVCDAGEQQQILQTKLKMCSVKLIDCTKLMMNIKTEPTEINTGPTEIKTEPTEEEDPTDEYDSCNDFDNDDHDFIPSDVKSESCSDGETSSTSEERLTAQTLSCITCGKTFSSQRRLERHERKHTEQKLFTRSEISFTTLQVKKLHTEEHTEKKKKLHSEEHREKKKKKKQLHSEEHTEKKKKKQLHSEEHTEKKKKKQLCSEEHTEKKSKFLSNLKHHMREHRDKKPFYCSTKRSLVVHQRIQTGEKPHHCSVCGKSFNQHASLVTHQRTHTGEKPYHCSVCGKSFSQHGSLVIHQRTHTGEKPYKCSQCEKTFARSGHLKSHQRVHTGEKPYVCSQCGKSFSETSRLRVHQRVHTGEKPHHCNVCGKSFDHHYNLVVHQRTHTGERPYKCSQCEKTFAKSGHFKIHERSHTGVKPYVCSQCGKSFNTSSSFRVHERTHTGVKPYVCSQCGKSFSTSSYFRVHERLHTGEKPHHCLICGKSFTTSSYFRVHERLHTGEKPHHCLICGKSFTTSTKLGVHQRVHAAENPHQCRFCGKSFSQHGSLVKHQRTHTVEKPYKCS